The Sorangiineae bacterium MSr11367 genome window below encodes:
- a CDS encoding amidase — protein sequence MDRRAFLGATISGILAQFGSGCARNPGAAPHLTSAPRPRALRLEELEEATIADLSGRMARGDCSSRELVDAYLARIEAIDRKGPALKSVLEINPDAQAIATRLDEERRSKGARGPLHGIPLLVKDNIDTGDRMQTTAGSLALLGTPALRDAHVVARLREAGAVILGKTNLSEWANMRDSHSVSGWSGRGGLTKNPYVLNRNASGSSSGSASAIAANLAAAALGTETDGSIVSPAQLCGLVGLKPTVGLVSRAGIIPIAHSQDTAGPMTRTVADAAIVLGAIAGADARDPATSGARVERDYTRFLSKDGARGARIGVLRGERWMTPPLMATLDDAVAALRKLGATVVEIEAHAPAEAARAGARALGDIAKAVEDPEVEVLLYELKADMAAYLATRTNQPLRTLDDLVKFNVQRAREEMPWFRQDLFDRALKKGPLDTPAYREALAACRKLARDEGIDRTVRENKLDAIMTLTGGVAWATDLVNGDAITGSMSTLAAVAGYPSITVPCGAVHGLPAGVLLFGPAWSEPSLLRIAYAYEQATHLRTKPTYLPSIEN from the coding sequence ATGGATCGACGTGCGTTCCTCGGTGCGACGATTTCCGGCATTTTGGCCCAATTTGGCAGTGGCTGTGCCCGGAACCCAGGGGCCGCGCCCCATTTGACGAGCGCCCCGCGCCCGCGCGCGCTCCGCTTGGAGGAGCTGGAGGAGGCCACCATCGCCGATCTCTCCGGACGCATGGCACGGGGCGACTGTTCGTCACGCGAGCTGGTCGACGCGTACCTCGCGCGCATCGAGGCCATCGACCGCAAAGGGCCGGCGCTCAAGTCCGTGCTCGAGATCAACCCCGATGCCCAGGCCATCGCCACCCGCCTCGACGAAGAGCGCCGCAGCAAGGGCGCGCGGGGCCCGCTGCATGGCATCCCGCTGCTGGTGAAGGACAACATCGACACGGGCGATCGCATGCAAACGACGGCGGGCTCTCTGGCGCTGCTCGGCACGCCCGCCTTGCGCGACGCGCACGTGGTGGCGCGCTTGCGGGAGGCCGGGGCGGTCATCCTGGGCAAGACGAACTTGAGCGAGTGGGCCAACATGCGCGACTCGCACTCGGTCAGCGGGTGGAGCGGCCGCGGCGGGCTCACGAAGAATCCGTACGTGCTCAATCGAAACGCGAGCGGCTCGAGCTCGGGCTCCGCCTCCGCCATCGCCGCGAACCTCGCCGCCGCAGCCCTCGGCACCGAGACGGACGGATCCATCGTGAGCCCGGCGCAACTCTGCGGGCTCGTGGGGCTCAAGCCGACGGTGGGCCTGGTCAGCCGCGCGGGCATCATCCCCATCGCGCACTCGCAGGACACCGCGGGCCCCATGACCCGCACCGTCGCCGACGCCGCGATCGTGCTCGGCGCCATCGCCGGCGCCGACGCACGCGATCCGGCGACGAGCGGCGCCCGCGTCGAGCGCGATTACACGCGCTTCCTCTCGAAAGACGGTGCCCGCGGCGCACGCATCGGTGTGCTGCGCGGTGAACGCTGGATGACGCCGCCCCTGATGGCCACCCTGGATGACGCCGTCGCCGCGTTGCGAAAGCTCGGCGCCACGGTCGTCGAGATCGAAGCGCACGCTCCGGCGGAGGCCGCACGCGCGGGCGCCCGTGCCCTGGGCGACATCGCCAAGGCCGTGGAAGACCCCGAGGTGGAGGTGCTGCTCTACGAGCTCAAGGCCGACATGGCCGCGTACCTGGCCACGCGCACGAACCAGCCCTTGCGCACCCTGGACGATCTCGTGAAGTTCAATGTGCAGCGCGCCCGCGAGGAGATGCCCTGGTTCCGGCAGGATCTCTTCGACCGCGCCCTGAAAAAGGGCCCGCTCGACACGCCGGCGTACCGCGAAGCCTTGGCCGCGTGCCGCAAGCTCGCACGCGACGAAGGGATCGATCGCACGGTGCGCGAGAACAAGCTCGACGCCATCATGACGCTCACCGGCGGGGTGGCCTGGGCCACGGATCTGGTGAACGGCGACGCCATCACCGGCTCGATGTCCACCTTGGCCGCGGTCGCCGGCTACCCGAGCATCACCGTCCCGTGCGGCGCGGTGCATGGCCTGCCGGCGGGCGTTCTCTTGTTCGGCCCCGCGTGGTCCGAGCCTTCGCTCTTGCGCATCGCCTACGCGTACGAGCAAGCGACGCACCTTCGCACGAAGCCGACGTACCTCCCGAGCATCGAGAATTAG
- a CDS encoding LysR family transcriptional regulator, whose amino-acid sequence MNLASLDLNLLVALQALLSEESVSRAAQRVGLSQPATSHALQRLRDIMGDPLLVRVGSRMELTPRALALRAPLADALAQVQGLFVADTFDPEVSQRRFSVMMPDHVLNLLVPPLRERIRTEAPGVRVDVAPWRGPGVMTADFARTIDLVIACTGSEFPGFHGQRLFSDTDAIAIRKDHPQRACIGQMEPFLTTPHVAVFGRGQREDPVDTWLRENGVERRVALVVPSYLQALHMVSCSDLVAVVPRRQIEVLGGVLSLDAVQPPLDPGSFEEIMFHPTRAQVDPGSIWLRKHVLAIGGRFG is encoded by the coding sequence ATGAATCTTGCTTCGCTCGACCTGAACCTTCTCGTGGCCCTCCAGGCGCTCCTCTCGGAGGAAAGCGTCAGCCGCGCTGCACAGCGCGTGGGTCTTTCCCAGCCGGCCACCAGCCACGCCCTGCAGCGGCTGCGCGACATCATGGGCGATCCTTTGCTCGTGCGCGTGGGCTCGCGCATGGAGCTCACTCCGCGCGCACTGGCGCTGCGGGCGCCGTTGGCCGACGCGCTCGCGCAGGTGCAGGGGCTCTTCGTGGCCGACACCTTCGACCCCGAGGTGAGCCAGCGCCGGTTCAGCGTGATGATGCCCGACCACGTTCTCAACTTGCTCGTGCCGCCGCTTCGCGAGCGCATTCGCACCGAGGCGCCCGGTGTCCGCGTGGACGTGGCGCCTTGGCGCGGCCCCGGCGTGATGACCGCGGATTTCGCGCGCACGATCGACTTGGTCATCGCCTGTACCGGGTCGGAATTTCCAGGCTTCCACGGCCAGCGCCTCTTTTCGGATACGGACGCCATCGCCATCCGGAAGGACCACCCGCAGCGCGCCTGTATCGGGCAGATGGAGCCTTTTCTCACGACGCCGCACGTGGCCGTCTTCGGCCGCGGCCAGCGCGAAGATCCCGTGGACACGTGGCTGCGCGAGAACGGCGTCGAACGGCGCGTCGCACTCGTGGTGCCGAGCTACCTGCAGGCCCTGCACATGGTCTCGTGCTCCGATCTCGTCGCCGTCGTTCCCCGCCGGCAGATCGAGGTGCTCGGGGGCGTGCTCTCACTCGATGCCGTCCAGCCGCCGCTCGATCCGGGGTCGTTCGAAGAGATCATGTTCCACCCGACCCGGGCGCAGGTCGATCCGGGATCGATCTGGCTGCGCAAGCACGTGCTCGCGATTGGTGGGCGGTTCGGCTAA
- a CDS encoding insulinase family protein produces the protein MLRRIFDPTRWARTALAAVTASVTLVAAPTAQAEPPSLSLEKTHLANGLEVILHEDHRTPIVTTNIWYHVGSKDEPAGRNGFAHLFEHLMFQGSKHVPEDAYFRFLERVGATDVNGTTSTDRTNYYETVPKNRLNLALWLESDRMGFLLSHVDELTFTGQRDVVKNERRQNYENAPYGLVGQYIYERLYPVGHPYHFLTIGTPRDLDAASLEDVKAFFRTWYAPNNATLVIAGDFDRTKTLELVGKYFGPIPSGPVPARGPVPPVTLAKEVRLDVSAGVELPRVYITWPTPPMFAPGDGDLDLLSHVLSSGKTSRLYKKLVYDLQIAADVSASQDSSQLGSTFGIVATAQPGHTAQELLKAIDEELALVRSGGVKGEELARAKTSVLSGLTFSLERTASRADRINLYNQYMSDPRYLPKDIARYEQATASTVQDVARRYLPADKRIVTVVTPEKGAPVAGRLKGGS, from the coding sequence ATGCTCCGTCGCATCTTCGATCCCACTCGCTGGGCGCGTACTGCGCTCGCCGCGGTGACCGCCTCCGTCACCCTGGTGGCCGCACCGACTGCCCAGGCCGAGCCGCCATCGTTATCGCTCGAAAAGACCCACCTCGCGAACGGTCTCGAGGTCATCCTGCACGAGGACCACCGGACGCCGATCGTCACGACCAACATTTGGTACCACGTGGGCTCGAAGGACGAGCCGGCGGGCCGCAACGGCTTCGCGCACCTCTTCGAGCACCTCATGTTTCAAGGCTCGAAGCACGTTCCCGAGGATGCGTACTTCCGCTTTTTGGAGCGTGTCGGCGCGACCGACGTGAACGGGACCACCAGCACGGATCGAACGAACTACTACGAGACGGTGCCGAAAAATCGGCTGAATCTGGCCCTATGGCTGGAGAGCGACCGCATGGGATTCTTGCTCTCGCACGTCGACGAGTTGACCTTCACCGGCCAGCGCGACGTGGTGAAGAACGAGCGTCGCCAGAACTACGAGAATGCACCGTACGGCTTGGTGGGGCAGTACATCTACGAGCGGCTCTACCCCGTGGGGCATCCGTACCACTTTCTCACCATCGGCACGCCGCGCGATCTCGATGCGGCGTCGCTCGAGGACGTGAAGGCCTTCTTCCGCACCTGGTATGCGCCCAACAATGCGACGTTGGTGATTGCCGGCGACTTCGATCGAACGAAGACGCTGGAGCTCGTGGGAAAGTACTTCGGGCCGATCCCGTCGGGGCCTGTCCCGGCGCGTGGCCCGGTGCCTCCGGTGACGTTGGCCAAGGAGGTGCGGCTCGACGTGTCCGCCGGGGTGGAGCTGCCGCGCGTCTACATCACGTGGCCGACGCCGCCGATGTTCGCGCCCGGCGATGGGGATTTGGATTTGCTGTCCCATGTGCTTTCCAGCGGAAAGACGAGCCGGCTGTACAAGAAGCTCGTCTACGATCTTCAAATCGCGGCGGACGTTTCGGCGTCGCAGGACTCGAGCCAGCTCGGCTCGACGTTCGGGATCGTGGCCACGGCGCAGCCCGGGCATACGGCGCAGGAGCTGCTCAAAGCCATCGACGAGGAGCTGGCCCTCGTGCGCTCCGGCGGTGTGAAGGGTGAGGAGCTTGCGCGGGCCAAGACGTCGGTGCTCTCCGGGCTCACGTTCAGCCTGGAGCGGACCGCGTCACGGGCCGATCGCATCAATCTGTACAACCAATACATGAGCGATCCGCGGTACCTCCCGAAGGACATCGCCCGCTACGAACAAGCGACGGCGAGCACCGTGCAGGACGTCGCGCGCCGGTACCTTCCGGCGGACAAACGCATCGTGACGGTGGTGACACCCGAAAAAGGGGCGCCGGTGGCGGGCCGCCTTAAAGGAGGTTCGTGA
- a CDS encoding nuclear transport factor 2 family protein: MESNENKRLLQHVFSEMAKGNSRPFVECLADDVRWTVTGTTPWSKTYEGKESALRDLLAPLRTKFATSYKSTAIRVIAEGDFVVVEARGDVMTKRNMPYNNAYCFVYRLAGGKVRELVEYADTALVTAALGDPTEASPPE; the protein is encoded by the coding sequence ATGGAATCGAACGAGAACAAGCGTCTCTTGCAGCATGTTTTTTCGGAGATGGCCAAGGGCAACTCGCGGCCGTTCGTGGAGTGCCTGGCGGACGACGTGCGCTGGACGGTGACGGGCACGACGCCATGGTCCAAGACCTACGAGGGAAAGGAATCCGCGCTCCGCGATCTCCTCGCGCCACTTCGGACGAAATTCGCCACCTCCTACAAATCCACGGCGATTCGCGTCATCGCCGAAGGCGATTTCGTCGTCGTGGAGGCGCGCGGCGATGTGATGACCAAGCGCAACATGCCCTACAACAATGCCTACTGCTTCGTGTACCGCCTGGCCGGGGGCAAGGTGCGCGAGCTCGTCGAATACGCCGACACCGCACTGGTCACGGCCGCGCTCGGTGATCCTACAGAGGCTTCGCCGCCTGAATGA